In Antennarius striatus isolate MH-2024 chromosome 20, ASM4005453v1, whole genome shotgun sequence, the genomic window GGCGGTGagtttctgctcctcctctgtgttCACACCTTTTAGCTCTGATCCTGGTTGATTGATACTGAGTGTTTTAACTCATtggttttatttcctttgtATGTTCTGTTTCTTCAACTGATGAAGctttatcctcctcctcctcagaacCGAGCCGCCCTCCTGAGTTTGATGGTGGACGTTGCCGTCATGCTGGGCGCTCCAGAGAAGGCGGCGCTGACCCAGATGGAAAAGGCTCTGGCCTTCGAGATCAAACTGGCTCaagtaaaaaaatcacatcagatAATTCTCACCTCAGTTGTTGGAGAGTTGCTCCACAGTTTGATATTAAGTCGATTAATTAACGTCACAAAGATCTATTGATCGGTTGTGTCAGCTGAACTTTACTTTCTAGATCCTGATTCCCTACGAAGACCGATCCAGTGAGACGTCGTATGTCCGGAAGACTCTGTCCAGCCTGCAGGAGGAGATCCCACAGGTCTCAGCCTACATCCATCCCAACATGAGGAATCCATTCCGTAGTTTTGTTCAGGCTTTATAtcgcaaacaaaaaaaacccaaatgagATAAAACTAGAAATAaggtagaacctcgagatacgagtttaatctgCGACTGAACTGTAAGTCGAACATTTCCCTTTTAagataactaaaatcattttaatctgttccagcctgtaaagaagtaaaaatactggaaaaacacacatactTTTATCAACCAgtagacatgcagacttcaCTTgcgaataattaattatatatatgataggtaaacaatgataaagaacaaaaagaaacgCAACAGTCACAGGAATacatgagctacgtctttactccaccaacgagaacgagatccggtctcactgatgttgtatccatccgccaactagcgatGGTTTCCTGAAGCTTGGCTcgtatctaaaaaaaaaattgtatttcgaggttctactgtagaaAGTTTTTTAACTATTTATCGAGCAAAATGCATAAATACCATCACACTTcttataaatacatattttactctgtataaatgttttaaagctCATAATTTCCTGGCTCTAGTTCGACTGGCTGGGATTCGTGAAGCGTGTGGTCGAGTCTAAGGAGGATCCCGATCGGTCCGTCTCGTCCTCCGAGCCCGTCATCGCCAGAGCCATGCCGTACTTCAGGGAGCTTGTTAAACTGATTAATAGCACAGATAccaggtccacacacacacacacacacacacacacacacacacacacacacacacacacacacacacacacacacacacacacacacacacactgaagcttcAGGGCTTCAGCCTCattatcagtacattacagcGTAATGAGATGATGTGCAGCTCTTAATGGCGTCCCTCTTGCTGCCCCCCAGGACTGTGGCGAACTACGTGGAGTGGAGGAGCGTCTTCTCCAGGATCACCTCCCTGAGCCGCCGCTTCCTCTACAGATACCTGGACTTCGCTCGGGTCGGTACCGATGGAGCGTTCCAACACTTTTGTCCACAAATGGAACAATTAAATGACAAAGATTCAACACCACCTGGAGGATTCTGATGGATCTTTAAAAGcagattaatattttaattttaatttgggTCATAAATCAAAGGTTTTGTATTTTTGGAAATCAATTTAACATGactgaataatttatttgaatattaataTGCAGATGATGAAACTTTTTACGCTGGAAATCTCAACTGTTCAACAGAACTCACTGAAATATGCAAAGATCATGCTAATGTCTTTAGCGTAGCATACAATGAATAGTTCATCTAAAAAAATGATATAAAGAACAAATTCCATTCTAGAAAGATGAGAAATGAAATTCTTTGGATGGAATTATTCACAGTGAACTGTTCCTTCAAGTTGGGGGCGGGGTCAGTCTCACCTTGCGCCTGTGTCCTCCCCAGGTGACCACAGGTGCCACGTCCCTGACCCCTCGCTGGGACAAGTGCGTCAACTACGTGGAGAACTCGCTTGTCTACGCCACCGGCCGCCTCTTTGTCGACACACACTTCCAGGAGGACAAGAAACACTTGGCGAGTGTTTTACGCCGCGTCATGACATCACGCCCTGCGCCGAGCGTTCTGCTGTTATGCTAGCCGTGCGCGTCGAGTGTGTTTCGGTGGCCACGAGGCGTTTGCTTCTGATGCACGCGGGTGTTTTCCAGATGGAGGAGCTGATCGAGGGGATTCGCTGGGCGTTCATTGACATGTTGGAGACGGAGAACGACTGGATGGACCGCCCAACGAGGGCGAGAGCCGTCGAGAAGGTAGGAGCAGCTCGCTCTCTTCCTGCAGAAGCTTCTTGGATTTCCACGTCAAAAGTTTTTGAAAGTTAAAcccgtgtttgtgtttttcagccactagggggcagcgcATGCTGCAACCAACACAGATACTAGTTAGCGATAAAACCGTATATCACCAAAACGTGACTCTTTGTCTACCTCCAGGCTCATGCGGTCCTGGCGAAGGTCGGCTACCCAGAATTCATTCTGAACGACACCTACCTCAATGAAGACTTGAAGCAGGTCAGTGCTACATCTCTTCCCTGATGGACTTGCCGGATGTTCGAGCTTCCcggttctgattggttgcttTCGTTGCGTGTCTTAGCTAGAGTTCAACAAGAAGGACTACTACGGGAACGTGATGCAAACGCTGAAATTCATCGGTCAGTCTGACATCTCCTGGCTCCGAAAGACTGTTCCGCGTCGGGAGTGAGTACCGCCCATTGACCAGATTCCCTGCGATGGTTCGTACTTTAGTGACCTCTTGCTCACGTAcgacgtttgtttgtttggcagGTGGTTTACCAACCCGACAACTGTGAACGCCTTTTACAGCACGTCCACCAATCAAATCAGTGAGTGACTCGTCCACATCCACACCCAACCTGATTGGGTTCCCGTCCCATCGCCAAGTCCTCCAAAAAAGTTTCACTGAGCTCCGTTTAGTAGTTTTTGTGCGATTCTACAAGAAGTTAACACGAAGCGCTAACCTCAACCAACGTCACTGTCTTTAGAGCATTTCAATTAATGTTTGGGGGAAAAGGTTTATGAAAGGATTTTGAATTATTCGTGTTAATCAATACGTATTTCCAGAAACACTTCGGTAGAAGGATTTGGGACGGGGGCCAGAGGGGAACCCATTAGCTTTGGGGTGGATCCCAAGAAAAGAATGAATAGACTAACAAAATCCTCTTCGGCTctttaaatcaaaatgttaaTAAGCTTTTGAGACATGTTGGTCCAAAAGAGGAATTAAACTTGACAATTGCACAACTTTTGCCTTTGGAGGCAAACAGAGACTGAATCCTGCCTGGACTCTGATTCACTGAtggtgattttgtttttcagggttCCCGGCTGGGGAGCTCCAGAAACCTTTCTTTTGGGGAGGAGGGTATCCCAGGTGAGATAAAAACCCCACCCGACAGACCTTCAATAACCTTTACTGAAGGCTAAAAAAGACTTTAAAGGACAGAGACGTTGATTAGAACGTTCTTAGCTCAGTTGCTGAGATAAGTCTACCTCTGTGATTCTTGAGAGAGCCACATTCCCAAACTTCATCCCCGTGCTTCCAGGTCTTTAAGTTACGGCGCCATCGGGGTGATAGTCGGACACGAGTTGACACACGGCTTCGACAGTAACGGTAAAGTCCAGCCAACCTCCGAAAAACATCCCCAATGAAGAAATACTTTTCTGACTGATTTGTCATCAACAGGACGCAAGTTTGACAAAGACGGCAACCTGGAGAAGTGGTGGAGCAACGCTTCTGAAACCGCCTTCCAGGACAAGAGCCAGTGTATGATCGACCAGTATAATGGCTACTTCTGGAAGGAGGCGGGACTCAATGTAAGAACCTGCGTTTGACCCGACCCAGAGTAAAGGTTATGTTGTCTTTGAACACGTATGTTCTTCATCAGGTGCGCGGGAAGAGGACTCTGGCAGAAAACATCGCAGACAACGGAGGAATAAGGGAGGCTTTCAGGGTATGTTCTCCATGGTCTCCATCCTGGGTTCTACGTCTGGACCTGGTATCTGGGGAACCTTCTGACCTCAGCTGTTGGACGACAAGAGTAGAAacagtcatgtttgtgtttgcaggcgTACAGGAAGTGGGTAGACGAGAGccgaggaggtgaggaggagccTCGGCTGCCCGGAGTCGGACTGACCA contains:
- the phex gene encoding phosphate-regulating neutral endopeptidase PHEX codes for the protein MELERLGGGGVKPERGSARRYRIALVVCVCLCAALLLALIIVSQKTRQGEFCLSPECIEAAGSILSKMDQSVDPCEDFYSYSCGGWVKENPIPEDSAVYGIYPWLRQQVDIKLKELLETPSGPGELEAVTKAKILYRSCMNETILEKLDSKPLLKTLKQPEFRWPVVGDGLGGDYLWSAERWNLVKTLAELRNQHSKSVLIRLFVSPDEKNSSYYIIKLDQPSLSLPTREYYTTNTTAALANRAALLSLMVDVAVMLGAPEKAALTQMEKALAFEIKLAQILIPYEDRSSETSYVRKTLSSLQEEIPQFDWLGFVKRVVESKEDPDRSVSSSEPVIARAMPYFRELVKLINSTDTRTVANYVEWRSVFSRITSLSRRFLYRYLDFARVTTGATSLTPRWDKCVNYVENSLVYATGRLFVDTHFQEDKKHLMEELIEGIRWAFIDMLETENDWMDRPTRARAVEKAHAVLAKVGYPEFILNDTYLNEDLKQLEFNKKDYYGNVMQTLKFIGQSDISWLRKTVPRREWFTNPTTVNAFYSTSTNQIRFPAGELQKPFFWGGGYPRSLSYGAIGVIVGHELTHGFDSNGRKFDKDGNLEKWWSNASETAFQDKSQCMIDQYNGYFWKEAGLNVRGKRTLAENIADNGGIREAFRAYRKWVDESRGGEEEPRLPGVGLTNNQLFFLSYAHVRCSSYRPEAARDQIQSGAHSPPKYRVIGAMSNYEEFRKAFSCPESSVMNRGAASCRVW